One part of the Vicia villosa cultivar HV-30 ecotype Madison, WI linkage group LG6, Vvil1.0, whole genome shotgun sequence genome encodes these proteins:
- the LOC131614474 gene encoding uncharacterized protein LOC131614474, whose translation MPSSFQHTGGSGFSYPMQMTSSFQHTGGSSSTPPTQAGRSPSPRPTQAGRSPRPRPTQAGRSPSPRPTQVGGSRTPHPTHVPAREVDEAVDEIDGADLRGRDDPDEIHVVDGRFWIHPEGSNFTPSRTAARIVNYIVQQMYKSAFKSYGDVDNKDEWFRMFKEKCVWDPLSEKTVQKVFNTRCSKRMLSSWGEDH comes from the exons atgccttcatccttccagcataCTGGAGGATCTGGTTTCTCATATCCCATGCAGATGACTTCCTCCTTTCAGCATACGGGAGGATCCAGTAGTACAcctccgacacaggctggacgatctcctagtccacgccccacacaggctggacgatctccccgtccacgtccgacacaggctggacgatctcctagtccacgccccacacaggttggaggctcacgcaccccacatcccacacatgtaccagcccgtgaggttgatgaggcagttgatgagatagacggagctgatcttcgtgggagggatgatcctgatgagattcatgtcgttgacggtagattttggattcatcccgaaggaagcaa ttttactccgagtcggactgctgcaaggattgttaactatatagttcagcagatgtataaatcagcttttaagagctatggggacgtcgataataaagatgaatggtttagaatgtttaag GAGAAATGCGTGTGGGATCCATTGAGTGAAAAAACCGTTCAGAAAGTTTTCAACaccagatgctctaaaagaat gcTAAGCAGTTGGGGAGAAgaccattga